CAAGATCACAGCGGGTAAGATTTCGGCGCTCGTCTCACTGTTCGCGGCGAAGATCAACACCGGCGCCGCCTACTATCGCGACGGCGACGGCCACGAGGACAGCACGTTTCCGGCGGTCACCGCGCAGAGCGCCTCTGAGTCGAACTACGTCGATTCTACCAACCCGGTTTGCATTGTGACCTACTTCGGCTGGAAGACGGGCAGCGGTTACGCTCGTGATCGCTATGGCCGTCCAGACGCGATGTTTCTTTTGCTCTTCACGGGTTCGGTTGACCACTACGTGTCTCTGTGGTGGCGCCATGCGTTTTCGGACGGCTCATTCGGGGCTTGGGTTTACGTCCCGAACAGCCTGCAGATCGAGCCGGCGGGCGGCTACGGGTCAGTAGGCACGCACGGTATCCTCGTTGCCGGGTCGGACCTCGGCGAGCTGAACGGCGACGACAATATCCAGTTTGGCGTGCGCGGGACGGATTCCGGGGGCGGGTTCCTGAACAGCGGTGCTCGTAACCTTCGAGGCGTGCTGACGGTGATCTGTTTCAATGGCTAGGCAGGGCGGCTGAAAGCCCCTGCGCGTTCTTTGCATCAGCCAGGCACGGCGGCCAAATCTCCCCCGGACCCCCCTCTCCAAAGGGCCTTGTTTCTCAAACCCGTTGGAATTCTTCTTAAACCGGGCTGGAAATTACAGGCACGACTTGCCAGATGGCGGAGAGGGGGGGATTCGAACCCCCGATACCTTGCGGTATACGCGCTTTCCAAGCGCGCGCATTCGACCACTCTGCCACCTCTCCAGTGACCAAGGGAACGTGGACTAAGCGGACTGCCCGCGCCTCGGTCAACGGAAATTCCTACGAAGCTGTTTTACGCGTATCTCACACGCCGATTCCCGAAAGTTTCTCGCGTGACCGAGCGTTACCCGGATGATCGGCCCGGCGTTTCGGGCCACGCGCCACTCCACGATACCCCTGCGAAACCGACGCCGCGCCCTGAATCTCCGCGCGCGGTCTCATTTCGTCCCCACGTCAACCCACTGCTCGCCTATGAAAAAGCTCATCGTCTGCTGCGACGGCACTTGGAACACCCCCGACCAGCGCCAAAACGATATCCCCGCCCCCACCAACGTCGTCCGTCTCCACAACGCGCTCGCGAGAACCGACTCCGCCGGCCTCGAGCAGCGCAAGTATTACCACACCGGCGTCGGCACCGAAGGCTCCAAGCTCGAACGCGTCGCCGGCGGCGCCTACGGCTCCGGCATCAGCCAGAACATCATGAGCGCCTACGCGTGGCTCGCGAACAACTACGCCGACGGCGACCTGATCTACCTCTTCGGCTTCAGCCGCGGCGCCTTCACCGCCCGCAGCCTCGGCGGCTTCATCGGCCGTTGCGGTCTTCTCGACCTCACCGGTCTCTCCCACGCCGAAGCCTGGGAGCGCGTCGAGCAAGTCTACGAAAAATCCTACGAGAAAACCGACCACGTCCCCGCCGATTGGGCCTTTCATGCCGTCGATCCCGTGACCGGCCGCGTGCCGATCCAACTTGTCGGCGTGTGGGACACCGTCGGCGCACTCGGCATCCCCGACGACCTCGCCGTGCTCAATCTCTTCGATAACCCGCAGAAGTGGCAATTCCACGACACCACGCTCGGCGCGCACGTCCGCTTCGCCCGCCACGCCGTCGCGATCGACGAGGTCCGCGCGAGCTTCACGCCGACCTTCTGGACTGACGCGGCCGACAACGTTCTCAACGAACCCGACACCGCCGCCGGCCCCGCCCGCGTGAAACAGCTCTGGTTCCCCGGCGCGCACTGCGACGTCGGCGGCGGCTACGCCGATTGCGGCCTCTCCGACGGCGCGCTCCAATGGATGATCGACGAAGCGCAAGTCGCCGGCCTCGCCTTCCGCGCCGACATGCTCGAGCAAATCAAGCCCACGCATCGCGGCGTCCTCCACGACTCCTACTCCGGCGGCTTCGAGCATCTCCAATCCCGCCCGCGCAACCGTCCGCAGCTCACGCCTACCTCACCTCATTATCACGCCAGCGCCATCGCCCGCGAAGCCTCGCCGCCGATCACCCAATCG
This window of the Candidatus Didemnitutus sp. genome carries:
- a CDS encoding DUF2235 domain-containing protein — translated: MKKLIVCCDGTWNTPDQRQNDIPAPTNVVRLHNALARTDSAGLEQRKYYHTGVGTEGSKLERVAGGAYGSGISQNIMSAYAWLANNYADGDLIYLFGFSRGAFTARSLGGFIGRCGLLDLTGLSHAEAWERVEQVYEKSYEKTDHVPADWAFHAVDPVTGRVPIQLVGVWDTVGALGIPDDLAVLNLFDNPQKWQFHDTTLGAHVRFARHAVAIDEVRASFTPTFWTDAADNVLNEPDTAAGPARVKQLWFPGAHCDVGGGYADCGLSDGALQWMIDEAQVAGLAFRADMLEQIKPTHRGVLHDSYSGGFEHLQSRPRNRPQLTPTSPHYHASAIAREASPPITQSPYHHPTVALAIGETSEPINIYARNAWNETGLYIEAGASYTFTATGEWLDKDVPCGPGGTADRKFHLGEVAHLASSFLGKIENAVNKLKENPGVNFVGTKRHEAWPWFSLIGAIANDGPQNGVNPTPDGSPFPHQTFLIGESTPAPLVIKPTEDGYLFAYANDAWGFYENNRGSVSLRITRVN